In Treponema primitia ZAS-2, a genomic segment contains:
- a CDS encoding radical SAM protein, producing the protein MSDLKETLYEELKLKLGLIVDGVRHEKGIFDRVLDGNNALRRKVSSYFEGGLAPYAFVLPHGFHVGLDYRQDSPYEIVEKNGVFSVTYLGKWQADISFPTPPLFYSKTTSDGVRMKNIGNDSSSGSPDRSLVISYSTECALTEKGKVCLFCGIERNSKLLGEDKCPALKNPRLIAETVKAAYDEGFKHITLTGGFVPERRELEYYLDVGEALRAELGVADFYGTACIGAPADLSVIDKYKETGFRTISFNTEVWGKQYFEIVNPGKVEMCGGYDNFIKAIEHAVDVFGKGRVRSNFVVGLQPKNVLFEGLEYLTSIGVVTVASSFHPCIGSHLEGHRSPSVDWHWDVQLRHAELLSKAGRTYEEIFYATPGRNFSHEIFQIENGDHPAFRQAGEKLAV; encoded by the coding sequence ATGAGTGACCTGAAAGAAACTTTGTATGAAGAGCTTAAGCTGAAGCTCGGGCTGATTGTTGACGGCGTTAGGCATGAGAAGGGTATCTTTGATCGTGTGCTTGATGGGAATAACGCGCTCAGAAGAAAGGTAAGCAGCTATTTTGAGGGAGGGCTTGCCCCTTATGCCTTCGTACTTCCCCACGGATTTCATGTTGGACTTGATTATCGTCAGGATTCTCCTTATGAAATTGTGGAAAAAAATGGAGTATTCAGTGTAACCTATTTAGGGAAATGGCAGGCTGATATAAGTTTTCCTACGCCTCCTTTGTTCTATTCAAAAACGACCAGCGACGGTGTCAGAATGAAGAACATTGGCAACGATAGTTCTTCCGGTAGTCCTGATAGATCGCTGGTTATTTCTTACAGTACCGAATGCGCCCTTACAGAAAAAGGGAAAGTTTGCCTGTTCTGCGGCATCGAACGGAATAGTAAACTGCTGGGAGAAGACAAATGCCCGGCTCTCAAGAATCCACGCCTTATTGCTGAAACGGTAAAGGCAGCATATGACGAAGGCTTTAAGCATATAACCCTTACCGGGGGCTTTGTTCCTGAACGGAGAGAATTGGAATACTACCTTGATGTGGGAGAAGCGCTCAGGGCAGAACTGGGAGTAGCTGATTTTTATGGCACCGCTTGTATCGGAGCCCCGGCAGATTTGTCAGTTATTGATAAATATAAAGAGACTGGATTTAGGACCATATCATTTAATACGGAAGTCTGGGGTAAGCAGTATTTTGAGATTGTAAATCCCGGAAAAGTGGAAATGTGCGGTGGCTATGATAACTTTATTAAAGCCATTGAACATGCTGTGGACGTATTCGGCAAGGGACGGGTACGGAGCAATTTTGTGGTGGGGCTCCAGCCTAAGAATGTGCTTTTTGAAGGACTCGAATACCTTACATCCATCGGTGTAGTTACGGTTGCTTCGAGTTTTCATCCCTGCATCGGTTCACATTTGGAAGGCCACCGATCGCCCTCAGTCGATTGGCATTGGGATGTACAGCTGCGTCATGCAGAGCTGCTCTCTAAAGCTGGCCGGACCTATGAAGAAATTTTCTATGCCACGCCAGGCAGGAATTTTTCTCATGAAATTTTCCAGATAGAAAACGGGGACCATCCTGCGTTCAGGCAGGCAGGAGAAAAACTGGCTGTATAA
- the holA gene encoding DNA polymerase III subunit delta, translating into MAKGNCLLFLGPEFGEKQDAIELIRKNLQKQYGAPPEEGSFYVGETAVNEMVSVLRNGSLFFDAQLFFIKNAELLKKKDDLELLGSYMAAPQEDTTLILISDNTSLDKALEKVVSKEGKRIFWELFENKKTEWVANFFRREGYRINSEGIEAILELVENNTDSLRRECSRLMLFLGKDEVVGETEVEKWLSHTREESAFTLFSRIAEGDLSRSAEILHTLLAAKETPTAILGVMAWCFRKLRDYIALTANGAPNDFEFRKIGLASTRVRKDYAAAGPRYGTIGADACLALTADFDMRIRSTGSGFAEVLMDLYLCKITGLAN; encoded by the coding sequence ATGGCCAAAGGAAACTGCCTTCTGTTCCTGGGCCCCGAATTCGGGGAAAAGCAGGATGCTATTGAACTTATACGAAAGAATTTGCAAAAACAGTACGGCGCCCCCCCAGAGGAGGGTTCCTTCTATGTGGGGGAAACCGCAGTAAACGAGATGGTCTCGGTACTGCGCAACGGCTCTCTTTTTTTCGACGCCCAGCTTTTCTTTATCAAAAACGCCGAACTCCTTAAAAAGAAGGACGATTTGGAACTTCTGGGTTCTTACATGGCCGCCCCTCAGGAAGATACCACTCTTATCCTCATCTCTGACAACACCAGCTTGGACAAGGCCCTGGAAAAAGTGGTGAGCAAGGAGGGGAAACGGATCTTCTGGGAACTCTTTGAAAATAAAAAGACAGAATGGGTGGCAAATTTTTTCCGCCGTGAGGGCTACCGGATCAACAGCGAGGGCATAGAGGCCATCCTGGAACTGGTGGAAAACAACACCGACAGCCTCAGACGGGAATGTTCCCGGCTCATGCTCTTTTTGGGGAAGGACGAAGTTGTGGGAGAAACAGAGGTAGAAAAATGGCTGTCCCATACCAGGGAAGAATCGGCCTTCACCCTCTTTTCCCGCATCGCCGAAGGAGACCTGAGCCGAAGCGCAGAAATACTGCACACCCTCCTGGCCGCAAAAGAAACGCCAACGGCTATTTTAGGGGTCATGGCATGGTGCTTCAGGAAACTCCGGGACTATATCGCCCTCACCGCAAACGGCGCTCCTAATGATTTTGAATTCAGAAAAATCGGCCTGGCCTCTACCAGGGTAAGAAAAGACTATGCCGCCGCCGGCCCCCGCTACGGAACTATCGGCGCCGACGCATGCCTTGCCTTAACCGCAGACTTTGATATGCGCATCAGATCTACCGGTTCAGGATTTGCAGAGGTGTTGATGGATCTGTATCTCTGCAAAATAACCGGCCTGGCAAACTAA
- a CDS encoding cation:proton antiporter produces the protein MNITEIMSELVLQLGIIIFAVRLGGRLVKRVGIPSVLGELLAGVAIGPYALGGISLPGFAQGLFPLGEGALAVSSELYAFATVASIILLFASGLETDLGLFLRYSLAGGVIGIGGVVFSFSLGAFTGVFMLHASFMDPRCLFLGVLSTATSVGITARILSDHKRMDSPEGVTILAAAVFDDVLGIIALAVVLGIVALLTGGQGGSLNGAAILGIAGKAFGIWLGFTALGLIFSRKIAGFLKLFKSTFDFSVLALGIALLLAGVFEKQGLAMIIGAYVTGLSLSKTDIAAVIQERIHGLYEFFVPIFFAVMGMMVNLREIASPPVLIFGAIYTLAAVFSKVAGCGGPALLLGFNFRGALRIGAGMVPRGEVALIIAGIGRASGVLDDQLFGVIIIMTLITTLAAAPLLSASLKIPGPGTRKPVKGDDSAVSEWEFFSDEIADLVVDNLLRDLKAEGFYVQMMNIDEGLSQARKDDISLSITEAESMVTIETSGMDMPFVKTAVYEVILRLSDTIQKLKDSSDPGAMKKGLLDPGGRTNDDVLSLIQAECVSLDLKGNTKEEILTEMVEILHSQGKLEDRDQVLEDVSQREKTMSTGMQNGIALPHAKTEGVRDICVAVGIKKQGVDFESMDGLPSRLFIMVVSAKKTTGPHIQFLASVGAVLNNPDVREKIIEAKTREDLVALLHGKLR, from the coding sequence ATGAATATAACTGAAATCATGTCTGAACTGGTTCTGCAATTAGGGATTATCATCTTTGCGGTCCGCCTGGGGGGCAGACTGGTCAAACGTGTCGGTATCCCCTCGGTGCTGGGGGAACTCCTGGCCGGGGTGGCTATCGGGCCCTATGCCCTGGGGGGGATATCATTGCCGGGCTTTGCCCAGGGGCTATTTCCCCTGGGGGAGGGTGCCCTGGCGGTAAGTTCGGAGCTCTACGCTTTTGCCACGGTGGCGTCGATTATTTTGCTTTTTGCCTCAGGGCTGGAAACAGATCTGGGGCTTTTTCTTAGGTATTCCCTGGCCGGCGGGGTCATCGGTATTGGGGGGGTGGTTTTCTCCTTTTCTCTGGGCGCTTTTACCGGGGTTTTCATGCTCCACGCTTCCTTTATGGATCCCCGGTGTCTTTTTCTGGGGGTTCTCTCTACCGCCACTTCCGTGGGTATCACCGCCCGGATCCTGTCGGACCATAAGCGGATGGATTCCCCCGAGGGGGTCACCATTTTGGCGGCGGCGGTCTTTGACGATGTGCTGGGAATTATTGCTCTGGCGGTGGTCTTGGGGATTGTGGCCCTCCTCACCGGGGGGCAGGGCGGCAGCCTGAACGGCGCCGCTATTTTGGGCATTGCGGGGAAGGCTTTTGGCATCTGGCTGGGCTTTACCGCTCTGGGGCTGATCTTTTCCAGAAAGATTGCCGGCTTTCTTAAACTGTTCAAGAGCACCTTTGATTTTTCCGTGCTAGCCCTTGGGATTGCCCTGCTGCTGGCGGGGGTCTTTGAAAAACAGGGGCTGGCCATGATTATCGGCGCTTATGTTACCGGGCTTTCCCTTTCTAAAACCGATATTGCTGCGGTGATCCAGGAACGGATCCATGGGCTTTACGAATTTTTTGTGCCCATCTTTTTCGCGGTCATGGGTATGATGGTAAACCTCAGAGAAATTGCCTCGCCCCCGGTGCTGATCTTCGGCGCCATCTATACCTTGGCGGCGGTCTTTTCCAAGGTGGCAGGCTGTGGCGGGCCGGCCCTTCTTTTGGGGTTTAATTTCCGGGGCGCCCTGCGGATCGGCGCTGGGATGGTGCCCCGGGGCGAAGTGGCCCTGATCATCGCCGGCATAGGACGGGCTTCCGGTGTCCTGGACGATCAGCTTTTTGGGGTGATCATCATCATGACCCTGATCACCACCCTGGCTGCGGCGCCCCTTTTGAGCGCTTCCCTGAAAATACCCGGCCCGGGGACCAGGAAACCTGTCAAGGGGGATGATTCGGCAGTTTCTGAATGGGAATTTTTCTCCGATGAGATCGCAGATTTAGTGGTAGACAACCTTCTCAGGGACCTCAAAGCCGAAGGCTTCTATGTTCAGATGATGAATATTGATGAGGGGCTCTCCCAGGCCAGGAAAGACGATATCAGTCTTTCTATCACTGAGGCGGAGAGTATGGTAACCATAGAAACTTCCGGTATGGATATGCCTTTTGTAAAGACTGCGGTGTACGAAGTAATACTGCGGCTCAGTGATACTATTCAGAAACTAAAGGATTCTTCGGACCCCGGCGCCATGAAAAAAGGGCTTTTGGATCCCGGCGGACGGACCAATGATGATGTGCTGTCCCTGATTCAGGCAGAATGTGTTTCCCTGGATCTTAAGGGAAACACCAAGGAAGAAATACTCACAGAAATGGTAGAGATTCTGCATTCCCAGGGAAAATTGGAGGATAGGGATCAGGTCCTGGAGGATGTGTCCCAGAGGGAAAAGACCATGAGTACGGGCATGCAAAATGGTATCGCCCTGCCTCATGCCAAGACCGAGGGGGTACGGGATATCTGTGTGGCCGTGGGTATCAAGAAACAGGGCGTGGACTTTGAATCCATGGACGGTCTGCCCTCCCGGCTTTTCATCATGGTGGTTTCCGCTAAAAAAACCACGGGTCCCCACATCCAGTTTCTGGCCTCAGTGGGTGCTGTACTGAACAACCCTGATGTCAGGGAAAAGATAATTGAAGCAAAAACCCGGGAAGATCTGGTAGCATTACTGCACGGGAAACTTCGTTGA
- a CDS encoding ABC transporter ATP-binding protein codes for MDNRNVVLQVDQLKTYFPIKGALGRVRNYVKAVDDVSFSLYKGETYGLVGETGCGKSTLGRTIVRLVEAIHGTVFFENQDILKLSSKQLFALRPKIQMVFQDPYSSLNPRKRVGDILAEVLDIHNIGAKNERLQIVLEVMSKVGLRSEQYFRYPNEFSGGQRQRIGLARALLLKPQLIICDEPVSALDVSIRSQIINLMQDMQEAEKLTYLFIAHDLSIVRYISNRIGVMYLGHIVEEALSEELFNNPLHPYTQALLAASPSMDVDQPHKRERLQGELPSPIDPPPGCPFHTRCIKASAACRDYTLKFQDMGREHKVACRLYGDS; via the coding sequence ATGGATAATCGGAATGTGGTATTGCAGGTAGATCAGTTAAAAACCTATTTCCCCATAAAAGGTGCATTAGGCCGTGTCCGTAATTATGTGAAGGCAGTGGATGATGTTTCCTTTTCCCTTTACAAAGGAGAAACCTATGGGCTCGTAGGTGAGACGGGTTGTGGTAAATCCACCCTGGGCCGAACAATTGTCCGGCTGGTTGAGGCTATTCATGGAACGGTTTTTTTTGAAAATCAGGATATCCTAAAACTTAGTTCCAAACAACTTTTCGCGCTGAGGCCGAAAATCCAGATGGTCTTTCAGGATCCTTATTCATCATTGAATCCGCGTAAGCGTGTTGGTGATATCTTGGCAGAGGTATTGGATATCCATAACATCGGGGCGAAAAATGAACGCTTGCAAATCGTTCTTGAAGTGATGAGTAAGGTCGGCCTCCGGTCTGAGCAGTACTTTCGCTATCCCAATGAATTTTCAGGCGGTCAACGGCAACGGATAGGACTTGCTCGGGCACTTTTACTGAAGCCTCAACTAATTATCTGTGATGAACCAGTCTCTGCATTAGACGTTTCCATTCGTTCTCAGATAATCAATTTGATGCAGGATATGCAGGAAGCTGAAAAACTGACTTATCTCTTTATCGCACATGATCTGAGCATTGTACGATATATCTCCAACCGGATAGGGGTAATGTATCTTGGGCATATCGTAGAAGAAGCGCTCAGTGAGGAACTCTTCAATAATCCTCTGCATCCTTATACCCAGGCCTTGCTGGCAGCTTCACCTTCCATGGATGTGGATCAACCCCATAAGCGGGAACGTTTGCAGGGGGAACTTCCTTCCCCTATTGATCCGCCTCCGGGTTGCCCTTTCCATACCCGCTGTATAAAGGCATCAGCTGCTTGCAGGGACTATACGCTGAAATTTCAGGATATGGGCAGGGAACATAAGGTTGCATGCCGACTTTATGGTGATTCGTAG
- a CDS encoding radical SAM protein, translating to MGQNEKYWTADVSSLSKEQVKAKLWEELRLKADIGTKGITISENALNAIHQDESFRGQKLGGGRNRKLYKGKDLPGCVYLPYGLKVTFTWNETSSYVVELVNGKHTLTYEGKSLGEIQYSKKLPYDGQTSSDGVPLDLIGHADYYDQHVIISYSNECSYKERDEDCLFCNINYNKDLYTEKFGPYWRTPLQVAETVKAAFEHGVANHATLTGGVVAERRELEYYVDAGEEIAKALGVETFNGTATVAAPTDFSNIHKLKEAGFRTTAMNLELWDKVFYEAVCPGKAHGSGGWDNWVKALEYAVGVFGWGRVRSNFVAGIEPMPRTLEGFEYLCGKGVVCSFNVWAPNVGSAFEGHRSPETEWYIEIATKLAEFWKKNGFTFDQIHDATAGDYRLPSDIFRIENEVFDIFKEAGKGAVA from the coding sequence ATGGGCCAGAATGAAAAATACTGGACTGCGGATGTAAGCAGCCTTAGTAAGGAGCAGGTAAAGGCGAAATTATGGGAAGAGCTTCGCCTGAAAGCGGATATTGGAACCAAGGGCATTACAATTTCAGAGAACGCCCTTAATGCCATTCATCAGGATGAATCCTTCCGGGGGCAGAAACTTGGAGGTGGGCGGAATCGAAAGCTGTACAAGGGGAAGGATCTTCCGGGTTGTGTTTATCTACCCTACGGCCTTAAGGTTACATTTACTTGGAATGAGACTTCTTCCTATGTGGTTGAATTGGTTAATGGTAAACATACCCTCACTTACGAGGGCAAAAGTCTTGGGGAAATTCAGTATTCAAAAAAACTTCCCTATGACGGGCAAACTTCTTCCGATGGGGTTCCTCTTGATTTAATAGGCCATGCGGATTATTACGATCAACATGTAATTATATCGTACAGTAACGAGTGCTCCTATAAGGAACGGGATGAAGACTGCCTCTTTTGCAACATTAACTACAACAAGGATCTTTACACCGAAAAATTCGGTCCCTATTGGCGGACTCCTTTACAGGTTGCGGAAACTGTAAAAGCCGCCTTTGAACACGGAGTAGCAAATCACGCAACCTTGACTGGCGGAGTTGTCGCCGAGCGCCGGGAATTGGAATACTATGTCGACGCTGGTGAGGAAATTGCCAAAGCTCTAGGAGTGGAGACATTTAATGGTACCGCTACGGTGGCGGCTCCTACAGACTTTAGTAATATTCATAAACTTAAGGAAGCAGGATTCCGCACTACTGCGATGAATCTTGAATTGTGGGACAAAGTTTTTTACGAAGCTGTATGCCCGGGTAAGGCTCACGGAAGCGGTGGTTGGGATAATTGGGTAAAGGCCTTGGAATATGCCGTAGGTGTTTTCGGCTGGGGTCGGGTTCGTTCCAATTTTGTCGCCGGCATTGAGCCTATGCCCAGGACTCTTGAGGGTTTTGAGTATCTTTGTGGTAAAGGTGTTGTGTGCTCTTTTAATGTATGGGCGCCCAATGTGGGTTCCGCTTTTGAAGGCCACCGGAGTCCTGAGACCGAATGGTACATAGAAATTGCGACAAAACTTGCGGAGTTTTGGAAGAAAAATGGCTTTACCTTTGATCAGATCCATGATGCTACTGCCGGGGATTATCGACTACCTTCTGATATTTTCCGGATTGAAAATGAAGTTTTTGATATTTTTAAAGAAGCCGGCAAAGGCGCCGTCGCCTAA
- the lexA gene encoding transcriptional repressor LexA, whose product MKELTQKQRNVLDFITGYIKDHAFPPTMREIGEYFSISVKGAYDHVEALRKKGFLRLGDKRSRTLEIIKDDPDTNPGVKFKQILEVPLLGTVAAGRPILSEENWEGTIPIHHSLLKRNADHFALTVRGDSMIGAGIMDGDIAVIEKRESAENQEIVVALVDEAVTLKRFFKESNRIRLEPENPKYKPIFTQNARILGRLAHIIRSY is encoded by the coding sequence ATGAAAGAGCTTACCCAGAAGCAAAGAAATGTACTGGATTTTATTACTGGATACATTAAAGACCATGCCTTTCCGCCTACCATGCGGGAAATTGGGGAGTATTTTTCCATCTCCGTGAAAGGGGCCTACGATCATGTGGAGGCCCTGCGGAAAAAGGGCTTCCTCCGGCTGGGAGATAAACGTTCCAGAACCTTAGAAATAATAAAGGACGATCCGGATACCAATCCGGGAGTTAAATTCAAGCAGATCCTGGAGGTGCCCCTTTTGGGAACCGTTGCCGCTGGACGGCCCATACTTTCTGAGGAAAACTGGGAGGGGACCATCCCCATTCACCACTCGTTGCTCAAAAGAAACGCCGACCACTTTGCCCTCACGGTCCGGGGAGATTCCATGATTGGGGCGGGCATTATGGACGGGGATATAGCGGTGATTGAAAAGCGGGAATCTGCGGAAAATCAGGAAATCGTAGTAGCCCTGGTGGATGAGGCGGTAACCCTGAAACGGTTCTTCAAAGAAAGCAACCGGATCCGGCTGGAACCGGAAAATCCTAAATACAAACCCATTTTTACCCAGAATGCCCGTATCCTGGGGCGTCTGGCTCACATCATCCGTTCCTACTGA
- a CDS encoding radical SAM protein has translation MALKFWTADVSGLSRTQVKSKLWEELRLKADIGTKGITISEAALSSLHGNAEFSGQKLGGGRNRKLHTGKELPACIYLPYGLKVTFNWNEASPYVIDIAGGKQVLTYEGNTFGEIQYAKQPKYHERKSSDGVPLGLIGRGDFYDRIVGVTYSNECCYIDKDEDCLFCNINYNKDLYSEKFGPYWRTPKQVAETVQAAFEEGVADHVNITGGVIAERRELEYYMDTGEEIRKALKVDAFNGTAVATAPTDFGNIDKLKEAGFRTTAMNLELWDKDFYKAVCPGKANNSGGWENWINALEYAVKVFGWGRVRSNFVAGIEPMPKTLQGFEYLCGKGVVCSFNIWMPNVGSAFEGHRSPETEWYIDLGTKLAEFWGKNGFTFDKIHDATAGDHRLPSDIFRIENEVFDIYEAAGKAE, from the coding sequence ATGGCCTTAAAATTTTGGACCGCTGATGTGAGTGGTCTCAGCAGGACGCAGGTAAAGTCAAAACTCTGGGAAGAGCTTCGGCTTAAAGCGGATATCGGTACTAAAGGTATCACTATTTCAGAAGCGGCACTGAGTTCCTTGCACGGGAATGCCGAATTTAGCGGGCAGAAACTCGGAGGAGGGCGGAACCGCAAACTGCATACCGGTAAGGAGCTTCCTGCATGCATATATCTGCCCTATGGTCTCAAGGTGACTTTTAACTGGAATGAAGCCTCTCCTTATGTTATTGATATTGCGGGTGGTAAACAGGTCCTCACTTATGAAGGCAATACCTTTGGGGAAATTCAGTATGCCAAACAGCCCAAGTACCATGAACGTAAATCTTCTGACGGAGTGCCTTTGGGGCTTATTGGACGAGGTGATTTTTATGACCGTATTGTTGGTGTTACTTATAGTAACGAGTGCTGCTATATTGACAAGGATGAGGATTGCCTTTTTTGCAATATCAATTATAACAAGGACCTTTATTCAGAAAAATTCGGGCCTTATTGGCGGACTCCCAAGCAGGTCGCCGAGACGGTACAAGCCGCTTTTGAAGAAGGTGTAGCGGATCATGTGAATATTACTGGCGGAGTAATCGCCGAACGTCGGGAACTGGAATACTATATGGATACCGGTGAAGAAATCCGTAAAGCATTGAAAGTAGATGCCTTTAATGGAACAGCTGTTGCTACAGCGCCTACTGATTTCGGAAATATTGATAAATTGAAGGAAGCAGGCTTCCGTACTACTGCTATGAATCTGGAACTCTGGGATAAAGATTTTTATAAGGCAGTATGCCCGGGAAAAGCCAATAATTCCGGGGGATGGGAAAATTGGATAAATGCTCTGGAATATGCAGTGAAAGTTTTTGGTTGGGGCCGGGTACGTTCCAATTTTGTTGCAGGGATTGAGCCCATGCCAAAAACTTTGCAGGGTTTTGAATACCTCTGCGGGAAGGGGGTTGTTTGTTCTTTTAATATCTGGATGCCCAATGTGGGCTCAGCGTTTGAGGGACACCGGAGCCCAGAGACCGAATGGTATATAGATCTGGGAACAAAGCTTGCAGAGTTTTGGGGAAAGAATGGTTTTACCTTCGATAAAATACATGATGCCACCGCAGGCGATCATCGGCTACCCTCAGATATTTTCCGTATAGAGAATGAGGTTTTTGATATTTATGAGGCTGCTGGTAAAGCCGAATAA
- a CDS encoding sigma-54-dependent transcriptional regulator, which translates to MTKILIIDDEPGIRKTLASILEDEHYLVHTSEDAIMGMDFLEQEPVNLIFLDVLLPRLGGLEALDRIHKKWPGIEVVIISGHANVDMAVRAVKLGAFDFLEKPLSLDKVLTVCRNALALQKLREENTDLRKNILNSDDIIGASEPIARVRELIKQAAISDARILITGENGTGKELVARAVHRLSSRAGKAFVEVNCAAIPETLIESELFGHEKGAFTDAVASRKGRFELAYQGTLFLDEIGDMSLAAQAKVLRVIQEQKLERVGGEKTIDTDVRILAATNKNLEEECARGRFRQDLFFRLNVIPINMPPLRERPGDILLLLRHFLGELGVEWPEMEDGARDMLLAHPWPGNVRELKNLAERIAVLCNGEKIKTGVLQDMLKKNPGAEKNPEKSGGDTLQNQLPLDIFKLDYTEAKEVFEKNYLEYQLAQNGGIISRTAEAIGVYPSNLHAKIRKYGLRTER; encoded by the coding sequence ATGACAAAAATACTAATCATTGATGATGAACCGGGGATACGGAAAACCCTTGCCTCCATATTGGAAGATGAACACTACCTTGTGCATACTTCGGAGGACGCTATCATGGGGATGGACTTTCTGGAACAGGAACCGGTGAACCTGATTTTTCTTGATGTGCTGCTGCCCCGCCTGGGGGGCCTTGAAGCCCTGGACCGGATCCATAAAAAATGGCCCGGGATAGAGGTGGTGATCATTTCCGGGCACGCCAATGTGGACATGGCAGTCCGGGCAGTAAAACTAGGGGCCTTTGATTTTCTGGAAAAGCCCCTGTCCCTGGACAAGGTGCTTACGGTTTGCCGTAACGCCCTGGCACTGCAAAAACTCAGAGAAGAAAATACGGACCTGCGAAAAAATATCCTGAACAGCGATGATATCATCGGCGCCAGTGAACCCATAGCCCGGGTTCGGGAACTGATCAAACAGGCCGCTATCAGCGACGCCCGGATCCTGATCACCGGGGAAAACGGCACGGGCAAGGAACTGGTGGCCCGGGCGGTGCACCGGCTTTCCTCCCGGGCGGGCAAGGCTTTTGTGGAAGTGAACTGCGCGGCCATTCCGGAAACCCTCATCGAAAGCGAACTCTTCGGCCATGAAAAGGGGGCCTTTACCGATGCGGTCGCAAGCCGCAAGGGCCGCTTCGAACTGGCCTACCAGGGGACCCTTTTCCTGGACGAGATTGGGGATATGAGCCTGGCAGCCCAGGCCAAGGTCCTGCGGGTCATCCAGGAACAGAAACTTGAGCGGGTGGGGGGTGAAAAAACCATTGATACGGATGTGCGTATCCTGGCGGCCACCAATAAAAACCTGGAGGAAGAATGCGCGCGGGGCCGCTTCCGGCAGGACCTCTTCTTCCGGCTCAACGTGATCCCCATCAATATGCCCCCACTCCGGGAGCGGCCCGGGGACATACTCCTGCTGCTCCGCCACTTTCTGGGAGAGCTGGGGGTGGAATGGCCGGAAATGGAAGACGGAGCCCGGGATATGCTTCTGGCCCACCCATGGCCTGGGAATGTGCGGGAACTTAAAAACCTGGCGGAGCGAATTGCTGTACTCTGCAATGGGGAAAAAATCAAAACCGGGGTGCTCCAGGATATGCTCAAAAAAAACCCCGGGGCAGAAAAAAATCCGGAAAAATCCGGGGGGGACACTTTACAAAACCAATTGCCACTGGATATATTTAAACTTGATTATACAGAAGCCAAAGAAGTATTTGAAAAGAACTATTTGGAGTACCAGCTTGCTCAAAACGGCGGCATCATTTCCCGAACCGCCGAGGCCATCGGTGTTTATCCAAGTAATCTCCATGCAAAAATACGAAAATACGGATTAAGGACAGAACGATGA
- a CDS encoding phosphorylase family protein gives MIYQRLFKGIERFGATRTSIAEMAFKCEPGRITETVILAPVWEPTIFSAHTDSIIPIVENSIRRLYEISANGEKITFLRTGPGAPSVAHAVFALSCTPCKNVIFAGSVGGLVDGQDVGDIVVPEYSVCGEGASRYITEGNLKDSDCFGEKYYPNQDIYKNLIAAAKVVTSGNKAALHIGKTFSVDNIFAEFAHLEEILQMGCDSIEMETSLFFKAAEVSGLKAGAVFLISDNSFGGKAIYTARDQADKDSREFSRDHIIPRIILETVKNT, from the coding sequence ATGATATATCAACGTTTGTTCAAGGGGATTGAGCGCTTTGGGGCAACCAGGACAAGTATTGCCGAAATGGCCTTCAAATGCGAACCCGGTCGTATCACCGAAACAGTTATCCTCGCCCCTGTCTGGGAGCCGACAATATTTTCTGCACATACGGATTCAATTATTCCGATAGTTGAGAATAGTATTAGGAGATTGTATGAAATATCAGCCAATGGAGAAAAAATAACGTTTCTGCGCACTGGCCCGGGCGCACCTTCGGTGGCTCATGCGGTATTTGCCCTGAGCTGTACTCCCTGCAAGAATGTGATTTTTGCCGGATCTGTGGGCGGGCTTGTTGATGGGCAGGATGTGGGGGATATTGTTGTTCCTGAATATTCGGTCTGCGGAGAAGGCGCCAGCCGGTATATAACTGAAGGAAATCTTAAGGACAGTGATTGTTTCGGCGAAAAATACTATCCCAATCAGGATATTTATAAGAATCTTATTGCCGCAGCAAAAGTAGTGACATCAGGTAATAAAGCGGCTTTGCATATTGGCAAAACCTTCAGTGTGGATAATATATTTGCGGAATTCGCCCATCTTGAGGAGATACTTCAAATGGGTTGCGATAGTATTGAAATGGAAACCTCTCTCTTTTTTAAGGCAGCGGAAGTCTCCGGGCTAAAGGCAGGGGCTGTTTTTTTGATTTCGGATAATTCATTCGGTGGAAAAGCTATCTATACCGCCAGGGATCAGGCGGATAAGGATAGCCGGGAATTCTCACGGGACCATATTATACCCCGGATAATTCTTGAAACGGTAAAAAACACATAG